From Megalobrama amblycephala isolate DHTTF-2021 linkage group LG8, ASM1881202v1, whole genome shotgun sequence, the proteins below share one genomic window:
- the srsf3a gene encoding serine/arginine-rich splicing factor 3a — translation MGDPSLSRDCPLDCKVYVGNLGNSGNKTELERAFGYYGPLRSVWVARNPPGFAFVEFEDPRDAADAVRELDGRTLCGCRVRVEMSSGEKRSRYRGPPPSWNRRPRDDYRRRSPPPRRRSPRRQSFSRSRSRSLSRERRRERSLSNDRNYKPSRSFSRSRSRSRSNGRK, via the exons ATGGGAG ATCCTTCCCTAAGCCGTGACTGTCCACTGGATTGTAAGGTCTATGTTGGTAATCTGGGCAACAGTGGTAACAAGACTGAGTTGGAGAGAGCATTTGGCTATTATGGTCCACTGAGGAGCGTATGGGTGGCCAGAAATCCTCCCGGCTTTGCTTTTGTGGAGTTCGAAGACCCCAGAGATGCGGCTGATGCTGTGAGGGAGCTTGATGGAAG AACACTGTGTGGTTGTCGAGTGCGAGTTGAAATGTCCAGTGGTGAAAAACGGTCAAGGTATCGAGGACCACCCCCTTCTTGGAATCGCCGGCCACGTGATGATTATAGACGCCGCAGTCCACCCCCTAGACGCCg GTCTCCCAGGAGGCAGAGCTTTAGCCGAAGTCGGAGCAG GTCCCTTTCCagagagaggagaagagagaggTCTTTGTCTAATGATAGAAACTATAAACCTTCAAGGTCTTTCTCAAGGTCACGCAG TCGTTCACGATCCAATGGTCGGAAGTGA
- the fkbp5 gene encoding peptidyl-prolyl cis-trans isomerase FKBP5 isoform X1 — protein sequence MVKHMRGTDNKREILGTRVCLSGEMSSLEDIFSANQCPAAVFTSQGTDVTPNGDRGVCKIVKQHGVEGERPMIGDRVNVHYTGRLLNGKKFDSSLDRKEPFVFNVGKGQVIKAWDIGVCSMQKGEVCLMLCKPEYAYGSAGSPPKVPPNATLVFEIELLSFRGEELTEDGGIVKRIKVKGEGYNNPNEGATVHVHLEGWCGGRLFESRDVTFVVGESEDVGVPLGVDRAMEKIQKGECCLLYLKPKYGYGKEGKKEHDIGSNAELLYEVTLKDFEKAKDFWEMDLKEKLERAALVKQKGTQYFKAGRYNHAVIQYHQIVIWLEMECGVGKEQQQAIQALLLVAHLNLALCYLRLREYSQTVENCNKVIELDPENEKALYRRGEARLLRNEFSMALMDFRQVLQVNSFNHAARSQIAVCQRKIREHHERDKKIYANMFQRFAEHDAKCKGGTTCQSHNITATIQSIPDGQNQVPSYIFSCSRSFHSDVGRLKRKKEESGISDQNKHGLKRVRHSQDGS from the exons ATGGTCAAACACATGAGAGGAACGGACAACAAAAGGGAAATATT ggGAACACGGGTATGTTTGAGTGGAGAGATGTCATCTTTAGAGGATATCTTTTCCGCTAACCAGTGCCCAGCTGCTGTATTTACCTCCCAAGGCACGGATGTCACTCCAAACGGTGACCGTGGAGTATGTAAG ATTGTGAAACAGCATGGTGTGGAGGGGGAAAGGCCGATGATCGGGGACAGGGTGAATGTCCACTACACAGGCAGACTCCTCAATGGGAAGAAGTTTGACTCCAGTCTAGACCGCAAGGAGCCTTTTGTTTTCAATGTGGGAAAAG GTCAGGTCATCAAGGCGTGGGATATTGGTGTGTGTTCCATGCAGAAAGGAGAGGTGTGCTTGATGCTTTGTAAGCCTGAATATGCTTACGGTTCAGCTGGCAGCCCACCAAAGGTTCCTCCCAATGCCACACTTGTGTTTGAG ATTGAGCTGCTGAGCTTTAGAGGAGAGGAGCTTACAGAAGATGGTGGGATCGTTAAGAGAATAAAGGTCAAAGGTGAAGGCTATAACAATCCTAATGAAGGGGCCACAGTTCATG TACACTTGGAGGGGTGGTGTGGAGGGCGGTTATTTGAGTCTCGGGATGTCACCTTTGTTGTGGGTGAATCAGAAGACGTGGGTGTTCCTTTAGGAGTGGACAGGGCCATGGAGAAAATCCAAAAGGGCGAATGCTGTTTATTATACCTAAAGCCCAA GTACGGTTATGGCAAAGAGGGTAAAAAAGAACATGACATTGGATCAAATGCAGAACTACTATATGAAGTGACACTGAAGGACTTTGAAAAG GCCAAAGATTTCTGGGAAATGGACCTTAAAGAGAAATTGGAACGTGCTGCTTTAGTCAAACAAAAAGGGACACAGTATTTCAAG GCTGGACGGTACAACCATGCTGTAATTCAGTACCATCAGATTGTAATCTGGTTAGAGATGGAGTGTGGTGTAGGAAAGGAGCAGCAACAAGCCATCCAGGCTCTCCTTTTAGTGGCCCATCTGAATCTGGCATTGTGCTATCTTCGTTTGCGCGAGTACTCTCAAACAGTGGAGAACTGCAACAAG GTTATAGAGCTGGACCCAGAAAATGAGAAAGCTCTATATCGACGAGGTGAAGCGCGTCTGTTGCGTAACGAGTTCAGCATGGCCCTGATGGACTTCAGGCAAGTTTTGCAAGTTAACTCCTTCAACCATGCTGCCCGCAGCCAGATTGCCGTCTGTCAGCGTAAGATTCGTGAGCACCATGAACGTGACAAGAAGATCTATGCAAACATGTTCCAGAGGTTTGCTGAACACGATGCCAAG TGCAAgggtgggacaacctgtcagTCACATAATATCACAGcaacgatccaatcaattcccgatggacaaaatcaagtcccgtcctacattttttcttgttctagAAGCTttcactcggat
- the fkbp5 gene encoding peptidyl-prolyl cis-trans isomerase FKBP5 isoform X3, with product MVKHMRGTDNKREILGTRVCLSGEMSSLEDIFSANQCPAAVFTSQGTDVTPNGDRGVCKIVKQHGVEGERPMIGDRVNVHYTGRLLNGKKFDSSLDRKEPFVFNVGKGQVIKAWDIGVCSMQKGEVCLMLCKPEYAYGSAGSPPKVPPNATLVFEIELLSFRGEELTEDGGIVKRIKVKGEGYNNPNEGATVHVHLEGWCGGRLFESRDVTFVVGESEDVGVPLGVDRAMEKIQKGECCLLYLKPKYGYGKEGKKEHDIGSNAELLYEVTLKDFEKAKDFWEMDLKEKLERAALVKQKGTQYFKAGRYNHAVIQYHQIVIWLEMECGVGKEQQQAIQALLLVAHLNLALCYLRLREYSQTVENCNKVIELDPENEKALYRRGEARLLRNEFSMALMDFRQVLQVNSFNHAARSQIAVCQRKIREHHERDKKIYANMFQRFAEHDAKVGRLKRKKEESGISDQNKHGLKRVRHSQDGS from the exons ATGGTCAAACACATGAGAGGAACGGACAACAAAAGGGAAATATT ggGAACACGGGTATGTTTGAGTGGAGAGATGTCATCTTTAGAGGATATCTTTTCCGCTAACCAGTGCCCAGCTGCTGTATTTACCTCCCAAGGCACGGATGTCACTCCAAACGGTGACCGTGGAGTATGTAAG ATTGTGAAACAGCATGGTGTGGAGGGGGAAAGGCCGATGATCGGGGACAGGGTGAATGTCCACTACACAGGCAGACTCCTCAATGGGAAGAAGTTTGACTCCAGTCTAGACCGCAAGGAGCCTTTTGTTTTCAATGTGGGAAAAG GTCAGGTCATCAAGGCGTGGGATATTGGTGTGTGTTCCATGCAGAAAGGAGAGGTGTGCTTGATGCTTTGTAAGCCTGAATATGCTTACGGTTCAGCTGGCAGCCCACCAAAGGTTCCTCCCAATGCCACACTTGTGTTTGAG ATTGAGCTGCTGAGCTTTAGAGGAGAGGAGCTTACAGAAGATGGTGGGATCGTTAAGAGAATAAAGGTCAAAGGTGAAGGCTATAACAATCCTAATGAAGGGGCCACAGTTCATG TACACTTGGAGGGGTGGTGTGGAGGGCGGTTATTTGAGTCTCGGGATGTCACCTTTGTTGTGGGTGAATCAGAAGACGTGGGTGTTCCTTTAGGAGTGGACAGGGCCATGGAGAAAATCCAAAAGGGCGAATGCTGTTTATTATACCTAAAGCCCAA GTACGGTTATGGCAAAGAGGGTAAAAAAGAACATGACATTGGATCAAATGCAGAACTACTATATGAAGTGACACTGAAGGACTTTGAAAAG GCCAAAGATTTCTGGGAAATGGACCTTAAAGAGAAATTGGAACGTGCTGCTTTAGTCAAACAAAAAGGGACACAGTATTTCAAG GCTGGACGGTACAACCATGCTGTAATTCAGTACCATCAGATTGTAATCTGGTTAGAGATGGAGTGTGGTGTAGGAAAGGAGCAGCAACAAGCCATCCAGGCTCTCCTTTTAGTGGCCCATCTGAATCTGGCATTGTGCTATCTTCGTTTGCGCGAGTACTCTCAAACAGTGGAGAACTGCAACAAG GTTATAGAGCTGGACCCAGAAAATGAGAAAGCTCTATATCGACGAGGTGAAGCGCGTCTGTTGCGTAACGAGTTCAGCATGGCCCTGATGGACTTCAGGCAAGTTTTGCAAGTTAACTCCTTCAACCATGCTGCCCGCAGCCAGATTGCCGTCTGTCAGCGTAAGATTCGTGAGCACCATGAACGTGACAAGAAGATCTATGCAAACATGTTCCAGAGGTTTGCTGAACACGATGCCAAG
- the fkbp5 gene encoding peptidyl-prolyl cis-trans isomerase FKBP5 isoform X2, with amino-acid sequence MSSLEDIFSANQCPAAVFTSQGTDVTPNGDRGVCKIVKQHGVEGERPMIGDRVNVHYTGRLLNGKKFDSSLDRKEPFVFNVGKGQVIKAWDIGVCSMQKGEVCLMLCKPEYAYGSAGSPPKVPPNATLVFEIELLSFRGEELTEDGGIVKRIKVKGEGYNNPNEGATVHVHLEGWCGGRLFESRDVTFVVGESEDVGVPLGVDRAMEKIQKGECCLLYLKPKYGYGKEGKKEHDIGSNAELLYEVTLKDFEKAKDFWEMDLKEKLERAALVKQKGTQYFKAGRYNHAVIQYHQIVIWLEMECGVGKEQQQAIQALLLVAHLNLALCYLRLREYSQTVENCNKVIELDPENEKALYRRGEARLLRNEFSMALMDFRQVLQVNSFNHAARSQIAVCQRKIREHHERDKKIYANMFQRFAEHDAKCKGGTTCQSHNITATIQSIPDGQNQVPSYIFSCSRSFHSDVGRLKRKKEESGISDQNKHGLKRVRHSQDGS; translated from the exons ATGTCATCTTTAGAGGATATCTTTTCCGCTAACCAGTGCCCAGCTGCTGTATTTACCTCCCAAGGCACGGATGTCACTCCAAACGGTGACCGTGGAGTATGTAAG ATTGTGAAACAGCATGGTGTGGAGGGGGAAAGGCCGATGATCGGGGACAGGGTGAATGTCCACTACACAGGCAGACTCCTCAATGGGAAGAAGTTTGACTCCAGTCTAGACCGCAAGGAGCCTTTTGTTTTCAATGTGGGAAAAG GTCAGGTCATCAAGGCGTGGGATATTGGTGTGTGTTCCATGCAGAAAGGAGAGGTGTGCTTGATGCTTTGTAAGCCTGAATATGCTTACGGTTCAGCTGGCAGCCCACCAAAGGTTCCTCCCAATGCCACACTTGTGTTTGAG ATTGAGCTGCTGAGCTTTAGAGGAGAGGAGCTTACAGAAGATGGTGGGATCGTTAAGAGAATAAAGGTCAAAGGTGAAGGCTATAACAATCCTAATGAAGGGGCCACAGTTCATG TACACTTGGAGGGGTGGTGTGGAGGGCGGTTATTTGAGTCTCGGGATGTCACCTTTGTTGTGGGTGAATCAGAAGACGTGGGTGTTCCTTTAGGAGTGGACAGGGCCATGGAGAAAATCCAAAAGGGCGAATGCTGTTTATTATACCTAAAGCCCAA GTACGGTTATGGCAAAGAGGGTAAAAAAGAACATGACATTGGATCAAATGCAGAACTACTATATGAAGTGACACTGAAGGACTTTGAAAAG GCCAAAGATTTCTGGGAAATGGACCTTAAAGAGAAATTGGAACGTGCTGCTTTAGTCAAACAAAAAGGGACACAGTATTTCAAG GCTGGACGGTACAACCATGCTGTAATTCAGTACCATCAGATTGTAATCTGGTTAGAGATGGAGTGTGGTGTAGGAAAGGAGCAGCAACAAGCCATCCAGGCTCTCCTTTTAGTGGCCCATCTGAATCTGGCATTGTGCTATCTTCGTTTGCGCGAGTACTCTCAAACAGTGGAGAACTGCAACAAG GTTATAGAGCTGGACCCAGAAAATGAGAAAGCTCTATATCGACGAGGTGAAGCGCGTCTGTTGCGTAACGAGTTCAGCATGGCCCTGATGGACTTCAGGCAAGTTTTGCAAGTTAACTCCTTCAACCATGCTGCCCGCAGCCAGATTGCCGTCTGTCAGCGTAAGATTCGTGAGCACCATGAACGTGACAAGAAGATCTATGCAAACATGTTCCAGAGGTTTGCTGAACACGATGCCAAG TGCAAgggtgggacaacctgtcagTCACATAATATCACAGcaacgatccaatcaattcccgatggacaaaatcaagtcccgtcctacattttttcttgttctagAAGCTttcactcggat